The region GGCGCCGGTGCCACCGACGATGACGACGCGACTCGGCTTGAGTCGGACGAGCTCTGCACGGGTGCTCGTCGGGAGCGAGTTGGCGGCCGTCAGCAGGACCGGCGCGTACTCGCGAGCCGCGGGCGGTGCCGCGACGAGGCCATCGGGGTAGTCCTCGCCCGAGACCACATAGGCCGTCCTGCTGCCACTGGGGTTCAAGGCCTCGCTCAGCGCCGCCGCCGTCGAGTAGCGGTCGCTCCCGCTGATGCGAACCACCTGGACGGCGTACTTCTTCGCATCCGTGAGGACCGAGTCCGAGATGGCACCGGCCCCACCCACCACATAGAGCCGGTAGCGCTTCATCACCGTCAACGGCTGGATCATCTCGCTCGGGAGACGATCTCGTTTCGTCAAGAAGAGGGGCATCTGGAAGCGTGCAGCCGTTGCGCCCGCGGACAAGGCGTCGGGGAAGGACTCACCGGATGCCAGGATGCCGCCGCTGGACGTCAGGGGTCCGTAGTTGTTCATGATGATGTCCGCAGCTGTGCCGTACCGGTTGGTACCCGACCACCGGACGATGCCGACGGGCATCCGCGGCTGCCACACCTGACGAAGGGTCGGGCCCGGGAACGTGATCTGGTGCAGGCCCGCGCAGCGACTGCTGGCGTTGCTGTCGCACGCTGCCACGAAGCCTGAGGAGGTCGGCCAGAAGAAGGAGGTCTCCGGCGCCTCGAAGGTGACGGAGGTGCCGGTCGGTGGGTACACGACGGCCCGGCAGCCCTGGATCGTGGCGCCCCCGGGCCAGCAGACGAGCACACCTCGCGGTCCGATCGCAGCGCCGACGAGGCGGATCTCGGCGCTCGGCGATGCTGCGAGCCGCAGGGGCCCGTTCGCCGACGTGCGCCAGACCTCGCTCGGCGACTGCGTCCAGTTGTTGTCCGTCGGCATCCGGGTCCAGACCACGGAGCTCCCGTCCACACCGAGCGGGGTGAGTGCGTCCCACTCGGCGCTGGTGGCCGGGCGCTGGTCGACGACGACCACGCCCGAGCCGTCGAACGGGATCCGGACGACTCGGGTGTCCTGGGTGGTCCGGCTGGCCATCACCAAGGACCGTGCATCGCAGACCGGACTCCCCTCGAGGCGTCCCGGAAGGGTCCCCAGTGAGCGAGTGGACCCATCGGTGCTGTGGAGGAGCAGCGCCGTCTCGGTCCTCTCCTCGACTGTGGCCGACGACGCGGTCACCCAACCACCGGGGGCGGCGGAGACCACGCTCACCGTCCCCATCTCGGCAGAACCCGCTGCCGTACCAGTGGCCGAGTACCAGTAGACCGTGGCGTCCGGGAGCCACTGCGACGGGTCTTGGGTGTACCGGGTCGAGATGATCGTGCTTCCGCACACCGAGAGGTTGCGCGGTTGGCTGGTCCCGTCCGGCGGCGGCGCGGCAGGCAGTGTCCGTGTCGACACCGCCCGGCCGTCGTCGCTGATGACATCAAGCCGGCTCTCGTAGGTGAAGTCGGTGCCCGACGCGAACACGGTTCCCGCCGAGGAGTGGCCGATCGGAGTCGACCCGAAGGGAGTCGTGAGGTAGGGCGAGACCGGTTGCGGCGCCGACTGTGACGCGATTGCCGAGCTGCCGGCGGCCAGCGGGCCGATCGCCAGGGTGCCGAGCACGGCCACAGCCGCCCACATCCTGCGCGGTGATCTCATCTGGACGCCCCTCCCCGTCAGGCTTCGGGAGGAACTGTGCCAGCCGCGGGATCGGTTCGTCCCGGAAACGGACCGTTCTCGTCCGGGGTAGCGACCGCTCTCGTGGTGTGCGGCCCTCAGCCGGAGGTGAGCTCGAGCAGGCGTGCGGTGTCCTCGGCGTCGAGGGTGCCGGCGGGCAGGAGGTAGACGCGCTGGCGCCGGCTGCGGAGCGTCACGCCCTCGTCAGCCACGTGGACGGCCCGCAGGTCGGCGGGGTCCAGCTCGTCCGGGTAGCCGGGCACGTGCAGGACTAGGCGGTCCCCGACGAGCGCGGCCCCGACGACGCTGTCCTCGGGGAACAGCGCGCGGGTGCTGGCACGGGCGACGCCGAAGCGGAAGATCGCGGCGACGGCCAGCGCGAGGACGGTGACCACGGCTGCGGCGCGCAGGCGGTCATCGGCCAGCACGACCATGAGGACGCACCCGAGCAGCGCGAGCTGGACGAACGGGTGGCGGACGAGGGCCCGCCGCATCAGGCGCGCTGCCACCTGCTGGACCTCGGGGGTCACCAGCAGGGGCGAGCCGACCTCGGGGTGGGCGGTCCGGAACTCCTGGACCGCGTCGCCGCCGGCACTGCCGGTGAGGAACTCGACGTCGTCCGCGGTGAGGAGCTCCGACGCCGTGACGAAGGCGGGAAGCCGGGAACGGGACCGGACGACCGCGACCCCGTCGACCCGTGCCACGTCCCGGACCGCCCCGGCGGCGAAGTCCAGCGACCCGGTGGCCCGATCCACGACGAACCGGCCCTCACCGTCGTACCCGGACGTGAGCTCGCGCCCGGGGCCGACGACCGCCCGGATCGACTGGTGCAGGCGCAACCGGGACACGACCAGGACCACGGTCGGCGCGAGCACGGCGATGGCGGCGGTGAGGAACTCCGAGTGCGTCGACAACCAGACCACGACGCCGAGCACGGCCGTCACGGCATACCGGAGCGCGATGTTGGCAGGCGGGAAGGTGGCCTTCCACGCCTGGGTGGCCACCGGCCGCACCAGGCTGCCGTCGCACGAGATCGTCAGCGGTGGTCGCGGGGTGTCGACGAACTCGGTCGGGGGCATCAGTCCTGCGGTCCGCCGGCGACGTAGATGACCTGACCGGAGACGAAGCCGGCCTCCTCGGACACGAGGAAGGCGATGGTGGCGGCGATGTCCTCGGGCTGGCCGACCCGCGCGACGGGGATCTCCTTGGCGGAGTGCGCGATGAAGTCCTCGAACGAGACGCCGATGCGCTCGGCCGTCATCTTCGTCATCTCGGTCTGGATGAAGCCCGGGGCGACGGCGTTGGCGGTGACGCCGAACTTGCCCAGCTCGATCGCGAGGGTCTTGGTGAAGCCCTGCAGACCCGCCTTGGCGGCTGCGTAGTTGACCTGGCCGCGGTTGCCCTGGGCGGACGTCGAGGACAGGTTGACGATGCGGCCGAACTTCGCCTCGGTCATGTGCTTCTGGACGGCGCGGGTCATGAGGAACGAGCCGCGGAGGTGCACGTCCATGACGGAGTCCCAGTCCTGCTCGGTCATCTTGAAGAGCAGGTTGTCGCGGGTGATGCCGGCGTTGTTGACGAGGATCGTCGGCCCGCCGAGCTCGTCGACCACCCGCTGGACCGCGGCCTCGACCTGGTCGGCCTTCGCGACGTCGACCCCGACCGCGATGGCTCGTCCGCCGGCCTCGGTGATGGCCGACACCGTCTCGGCACAGGCGGCCTCGTCGAGGTCGAGGACGCCCACGGCGTCCCCCTCTGCAGCCAGCCGCTTGGCGGTGGCTGCGCCGATGCCGCGGGCTGCTCCGGTGACGATCGCGACGCGCTGGGTGGTCATGGAGGTCCTCCAAGGGGTGGGACGGTTCGGACGGGTCTGCGTACGCCCCGCACTCTACTGAGCGGGCGCTTACCGCGCGGAGCGACCGTCTGATGGGCGGCGACGCTCGCTGGTCAGCGCGCGGAGCCGACCTCCGGCACAATGGGCTCGACGCGAGGCCAATGCCGCCCTCACCAGCAGATCGTGCTCCGACCAGCAGCTCCGGTCGAGGGCAGGACAAGAACACGAAGGCGATACATGGAGATCTGGCCCGGCAAGGCCTACCCGCTCGGCGCGACGTACGACGGGACCGGTGTGAACTTCGCCCTGTTCTCCGAGGTCGCCGAGGACGTCGAGCTCTGTCTCGTCGACGACGAAGGCGTGGAGACCCGCCTGTCCCTTCCCGAGGTCGACGGCTTCGTCTGGCACGGGTACATCCCCGGCGTCCAGCCGGGCCAGCGGTACGGCTACCGCGTCCACGGTCCGTACGACCCGGCGAACGGCCATCGCTGCAACCCGGCGAAGCTGCTGCTCGACCCCTACGCGAAGGCGATCGACGGACAGCCGGACGGTGACGAGTCGCTGTTCTCGTACAAGTTCGACGACCCGAGCGACGAGCCGGAGAAGGTCAACACCGACGACAGCCTCGGGCACACCATGCTGTCCGTGGTCATCAACCCGTTCTTCGACTGGGGCCAGGACCGCCTGCCGCGCCACGAGTACCACAACAGCGTCATCTACGAGGCCCACGTCAAGGGCCTCACCGAGACGCACCCCGATATCCCCGAGGAGATCCGCGGCACGTATGCCGGCATCGCCCACCCGGTGATCATCGAGCACCTCAAGCAGCTCGGCATCACGGCCATCGAGCTCATGCCGGTGCACCAGTTCGTCAACGACTTCACCCTGCGCGACAAGGGTCTGTCGAACTACTGGGGCTACAACACGATCGGGTTCCTCGCACCGCACAACGGCTACGCGGCATACGGCACGCGCGGTGAGCAGGTCGCCGAGTTCAAGGGCATGGTCAAGGCGCTGCACGAGGCCGACATCGAGGTCATCCTCGACGTGGTCTACAACCACACCGCCGAGGGCAACCAGCTCGGCCCGACCATCTGCTTCCGCGGCATCGACAACGCGGCCTACTACCGCCTCGTCGACGAGGACAAGGGCCACTACTACGACACCACGGGCACCGGCAACAGCCTGCTCATGCGCCACCCGCACGTGCTCCAGCTCATCATGGACTCGCTGCGCTACTGGGTGACCGAGATGCACGTCGACGGCTTCCGCTTCGACCTCGCAGCGACCCTGGCCCGCCAGTTCCACGAGGTCGACAAGCTGTCGGCGTTCTTCGACCTCGTCCAGCAGGACCCGGTGGTCAGCCAGGTCAAGCTCATCGCCGAGCCCTGGGACGTCGGCGACGGCGGCTACCAGGTCGGCAACTTCCCCCCCCTGTGGACCGAGTGGAACGGCAAGTACCGCGACACCGTCCGCGACTTCTGGCGCGGCGAGAGCGCGACCCTCGGCGAGTTCGCCTCGCGGCTCACCGGCTCCAGCGACCTGTACGAGCACAGCGGTCGCAAGCCCATCGCGTCGATCAACTTCGTCACGGCCCACGACGGCTTCACGCTGCGGGACCTGGTGTCCTACAACGACAAGCACAACGACGCCAACGGCGAGGACGGCAACGACGGCGAGAGCCACAACCGTTCGTGGAACTGCGGTGTCGAGGGTCCGACGGACGACGAGGACGTCAAGGCGTTGCGCCTGCGCCAGCAGCGCAACATGCTCGCCACGCTCCTGCTGTCGCAGGGCGTGCCGATGATCCTGCACGGCGACGAGCTCGGCCGCAGCCAGGGTGGCAACAACAACGGCTACTGCCAGGACAACGAGATCTCGTGGATCGACTGGGACCTCGACCAGGACGAGCTGGACCTGATCGCGTTCACCCAGAAGCTCGTCGAGCTGCGTCGTGACCACCCCGTGTTCCGTCGGCGCCGGTTCTTCGCCGGCTCGGCCGACCACGGTGGCGAGAGCGCCGTCGGCGACATCGCGTGGTTCGAGCCCGGTGGCAACCACATGGACGAGGAGTCCTGGGCCAACGGCTACGCACGTTCGCTGATGGTGTTCCTCAACGGCCAGACCATCCCGGAGCCCGACACCCGCGGCCAGCAGACGCTGGACGACCACTTCCTGGTGATCTTCAACGGTCACCACGACGTCCTGCCGTTCGTCCTGCCCGGCAAGGAGTACGGCGACCACTGGGTCACCGTGCTCGACACCTCCGCCCAGGAGGTGCCGGCGAAGGAGTACAAGCCGGACGCCAAGGTGACCGCCGAAGGGCGTAGCGTCGTCGTCCTCCGGTGTCCTCGGGCGCTTCCCTCCGGATCTCCCGCAGGAGCGGCCATCGCTCGGCGATGATCGCCCCATGAGGGTGCCGAGGACGCACCGATGACGACGACAGTGACCGCTCGATGACGATGCAGGAGACGGGTATGCAGCGCGGGACGCCACCGCACCGGCCGGCGGAGGGTCGGGTGGTGCCCACCGCGACGTACCGCCTGCAGGTCCACGGCGGGTTCACCTTCGACAACGCGGCGGAGCAGGCGAGCTACCTCGACGCCCTGGGCGTCTCGCACGCCTACCTGTCGCCGGTGCTCCAGCCGGCCCCCGGCTCCACGCACGGCTACGACGTGGTCAACCACGACCTGGTCAACGAGGAGGCGGGGGGCGGCACCGAGCTGGCTCGGCTGTCGCGCACGCTGTCGCTCTACGGCCTCGGCGTGATCGTCGACGTGGTCCCCAACCACATGACGACGCCGACGCCCGCCCACCTCAACCGCCAGTGGTGGTCGCTGCTGCGCGACGGCCGCAGCTCCGAGTACGCCCACTGGTTCGACGTGGACTGGGCCGCCGAGGAGGACCGGGTGCTCCTGCCCGTCCTCGGCGGTCCGCTCTCGGCGGCGCTGGACGCCGGTGAGCTGTCGATCGGACACGACGGCGGACACCGCGGCGACGAGACGGTGCTGCGCTACTTCGACCACGAGTTCCCCGTGCGCCCCGGCACCGACCACCTCCCGGTCCAGGAGCTGGTCGAGGCGCAGTGGTACCTGCTCTGCGACTGGCGCGAGGGTACGGCGCGGCTCAACTACCGCCGCTTCTTCGACGTCACCACGCTCGCGGCGGTGCGGGTCGAGGACCCCGAGGTCTTCGACGCCACGCACCGGCTGCTGCTCTACTTCTACCGCTCGGGTTTCGTCGACGGTTTCCGGATCGACCACCCCGACGGCCTCGCCGACCCCGGTGGCTACCTGGACATGCTCGCCGACGCCACGGGCGACGCGTGGGTCGTGGCCGAGAAGATCCTCGAGGGGCACGAGGAGCTGCTGGACTCGTGGCGCTGCGCCGGCACGACCGGGTACGACACCCTCCTGCGGGTGGGCGGCGTCTTCGTCGACCCCGCTGGCAAGGGCCCTTTGACCGACCTGCTGTCGCAGGTGGTCGGGCACCCCGAGCACCTTGACGCCTTGGTCGTCGAGGCCAAGCAGCAGGTCGTCGCCGAGGTGCAGGCCGCCGAGGTCAACCGGCTCATGCGCCTCGTCGAGCAGGTCCTTCCCTGGCACGACCAGGCATCCCTGAAGCGTGCCCTCGGCGCCCTCCTCGTCGCGATGGACCGCTACCGCGCCTACGTCGGCGGTCCGGACGCCGATCCTTCGCAGGCCGGCATCCTCAACGCCGCGGAGTCGCGGGCCATGGCCCTGGTGTCCGGTCCTGACCAGCTCAACGTCAGCGTCATCGCCCAGCTCGCCCGCGGTGGTCGGCTCCCCGAGGCCCACGTGGACACCGAGGCCGCGCAGCAGGAGTTCGTCGTGCGGTTCCAGCAGACCTGTGGCCCGGTGATGGCCAAGGGCATCGAGGACACCACCTTCTACCGCTACGCCCGGCTCACCTCGCTGAACGAGGTGGGCGGGGACCCCGAGCTCGTCGGCATCTCCCCGGAGGAGCTGCACGAGTTCTCGGCGCGCCAGCTCGCCACGTGGCCGACGACGATGACCACCCTCTCGACGCACGACACGAAGCGTTCGGAGGACGTCCGAGCCCGGCTGGCGGTGGTCTCCGAGCTGTCGGCGGAGTGGAAGAACTGGGTGGAGGGGGCTCGCCGCCTCGCGAAGCCGCACCGCGGGAAGAAGCTCGACCCCGCGACCGAGTACTTCCTCCTCCAGACCGCCGTGGGCGCCTGGCCCATCAGCGTCGACCGTCTCCAGGCCTACGCCACCAAGGCGATCCGCGAGGCCAAGCGGCACACGACGTGGACCGACCAGGACGAGGCCTACGAGGCCGACGTGCAGCGCTACGTCGCGGCGCTGCTCGGTCAGCCTGCCCTCGTCAACCACTGCCAGGCCTGGGTGACGCGCACCGCCGCGGCCTCCCGCTCCAACATCCTGGGTCAGAAGCTGCTCCAGCTCGTCGTCCCCGGGATCCCCGACGTCTACCAGGGCACCGAGGTCGTCGACCTGTCGCTGGTGGACCCCGACAACCGCAGACCGGTGGACTACGGGCGGCGAAGGACCCGGCTGGCGCGGCTGGACAAGGGCGAGGCCCCGGCCGACCTCGACGACGAGAAGCTGCTCGTCACCTCCAGGGCGCTGCGGCTGAGGCACCACCACGCCCAGTGGTTCACCGGTCCCGAGGCGACCTACCTCCCCGTGTCCACGACGAGCGAGTATGCCCTGGCCGTCGGTCGTGGTGACCAGACCGGTCTCCAGGTCGTCGCGGTCGTCACGCGGCTGAGCGACAAGCTCGCCTCCCGCGGCGGCTGGGGCGAGGCGCATCTCGCCCTGCCCGAGGGGGAGTGGCACGACCTTTTCACCGGCCGCGCCGTCGTCTCCCACGAGGGCCGCCCGGGCATCCGGCTGGAGCGTCTGCTGGCTGACCTCCCCGTCGCCCTGCTCGTCCGACATGGCACGCTGGGTCGCGATGAAATCGTCTGAGCCCCAGCCCACTTCGCCCGTGCCCACGATCTCCGTCTGGGCCCCCACCGCCACCAGCGTCGAGGTCGAGTTCACCCTCGGGAGCGACGCAACCGCCACCGCGGCGCTGGACCCCCGCGACGGCGGGTGGTGGACGTGGGAGGTCCCCGCGGCAGCGGTGTCCGCTCCCGTGGTGCCCGGCGGCGCGGAGTCGGGTACGGCGCCGTACCCGACCCTGGACTATGGCTTCCGCATCGACGGTGGGGACCTCACCCCCGACCCGCGCTCGGCGCAGCAGCCCCATGGAGTGCACGGCACGAGCCGGTGGTTCGACGCCGGGCGCCACCAGTGGAACGACGCCACCTGGGCAGGGCCGCAGCAGGGAATGGGAGTCCTCGGCGCCGTCGTGTACGAGCTGCACGTCGGCACCTTCACGCCCGAGGGAACGCTCGACTCGGCGCTGGCCCGCCTGCCGCACCTCGTCGAGCTCGGGGTCGACGTCGTGGAGCTCATGCCGCTGGCCGCGTGGCCGGGCCGCTGGAACTGGGGCTACGACGGCGTCGGGCCGTGGGCCGTAGGCGAGGTCTACGGCGGACCTGCTGCGCTGCAGCGCTTCGTCGACGAGTGCCACCGGCTCGGACTCGGCGTCTGCCTCGACGTGGTCTACAACCACCTCGGCCCCGTGGGCAACTACCTGTCGCGGTTCGGGCCCTACTTCTCCGACGCCCACCCCACGCCGTGGGGCGCCGGGTTCAACCTCGACGGCCCGGACAGCGAGCCGGTGCGGCGCTGGATGATCGACAATGCGCTGCGCTGGTTCGACGAGTTCCACGTCGACGCGCTCCGCCTCGACGCCGTGCACGAGCTGCGTGACGACTCGGGCACTCACGTGCTGGCCCAGCTCGCCGACGAAGTGGCCGACCTGGGGCGCCGCCTCGGGCGCCCGCTGCACCTCGTCGCCGAGAGCGACCTCAACGACGCCTTCATGGTCACGCCGACCGCCGACGGTGGTCGCGGCATGGACGCCCAGTGGGACGACGACGTCCACCACGCGCTGCACGTCACGCTGACCGGTGAGACCCAGGGCTACTACGCCGACTTCGCCGGCCGCACCCGGGCGCTGCCCGACGGTGGCCCGCTGGCGGTGCTCGCCAAGACGCTGACCCGTGGGTTCCTCCACGACGGCACGTGGTCCAGCTTCCGTGAGAGCGACTGGGGTGCCCCTGTCGATCGCGAGAAGGTCGACGCCCGCCGGTTCGTCGCCTACCTCCAGACCCATGACCAGGTGGGCAACCGCGCTGTGGGAGAACGCATCTCGGCTCTCGTCAGTGCCTCGCAGCAGGCGGCCGGCGCAGCGCTCTACCTCACGTCCGCCTACACGCCGATGATCTTCATGGGGGAGGAGTGGGCGGCCACGACGCCGTTCCAGTTCTTCACCGACTTCGAGGAGCCGGAGATGGCTCAGGCCGTCACCGAAGGCCGTCGTCGCGAGTTCGAGTCGCACGGCTGGGCGGCGCACGACGTGCCCGACCCGCAGGCCGAGACGACCTACCGTCGGTCCCAGCTGCGGTGGGACGAGGTCGACGACCCGGAGCACGCGCGGATGCTGGCGTGGTACCGCGACCTGATCGCGTTGCGCCGCAAGGAGTTCGAGCTCCACGACGGCCGGCTCGACCTCGTCGACGTCACGTTCGACGAGCGTGGGCAGTGGCTGGTCATGGAGCGCGGGCCGTTCCGCACGGTCGCCAACTTCTCGGACTCGCGATGGACCGTGCCGCTGGACGGCGAGCCGACCGAGGTGCTCCTCGCGTGGGAGCCCGGCCAGACCAAGCTCAAGGAGGGTTCGGTGCACCTGCCGCCGCGCACCGCCGCGGTCGTGCGCGTCGGCTGACCCCGCGGCATACCCCGGTCCTTGAGTGGTCCGACGTGTCCTGGTCCGTCAGATCACTCAAAGACCCGCGGGTACGGCGTCGTCAGACGGGGAGCTCGTAGGTGACCAGGTCCGTCTGCCGGGCCAGGCGGTCGTAGGTCGAGCGGGCGCGGGCGTTGCTCTCGCGGGTGATCCAGCGGACCTGGCTCCACCCACGCTGCCGTGACACCTCCTGGAGGGCGGCGAGGAGCGCGTCGACGGCTCCCGTCCCACGAGCGGCGGGAGCCACGTAGAGGTCGTCGAGAAAGCACGCGGTCGCGGCGGCGAGCGGACGCACGAAGGGCCGGAAGTGAGCCATACCAACGGGATCCGCACCCGGCGCGGCGCGCACGACGAGGCCCTCGAGCTCGTGGTCGGGGTCGTTCAGCCAGGACCAGATGATCGGCGAGACGCGGT is a window of Pedococcus aerophilus DNA encoding:
- a CDS encoding cell wall-binding repeat-containing protein; its protein translation is MRSPRRMWAAVAVLGTLAIGPLAAGSSAIASQSAPQPVSPYLTTPFGSTPIGHSSAGTVFASGTDFTYESRLDVISDDGRAVSTRTLPAAPPPDGTSQPRNLSVCGSTIISTRYTQDPSQWLPDATVYWYSATGTAAGSAEMGTVSVVSAAPGGWVTASSATVEERTETALLLHSTDGSTRSLGTLPGRLEGSPVCDARSLVMASRTTQDTRVVRIPFDGSGVVVVDQRPATSAEWDALTPLGVDGSSVVWTRMPTDNNWTQSPSEVWRTSANGPLRLAASPSAEIRLVGAAIGPRGVLVCWPGGATIQGCRAVVYPPTGTSVTFEAPETSFFWPTSSGFVAACDSNASSRCAGLHQITFPGPTLRQVWQPRMPVGIVRWSGTNRYGTAADIIMNNYGPLTSSGGILASGESFPDALSAGATAARFQMPLFLTKRDRLPSEMIQPLTVMKRYRLYVVGGAGAISDSVLTDAKKYAVQVVRISGSDRYSTAAALSEALNPSGSRTAYVVSGEDYPDGLVAAPPAAREYAPVLLTAANSLPTSTRAELVRLKPSRVVIVGGTGAVSGAVESQLSEIVGTTGTLERLAGQDRYATAVKVSRSRWADGAGSFALASGANFPDALALGPVTRGYLPLLLTGPTRLPSVTRDEAQRLRPSGVLIAGGPSVVGTGIEQELRDLPDLP
- the fabG gene encoding 3-oxoacyl-ACP reductase FabG; its protein translation is MTTQRVAIVTGAARGIGAATAKRLAAEGDAVGVLDLDEAACAETVSAITEAGGRAIAVGVDVAKADQVEAAVQRVVDELGGPTILVNNAGITRDNLLFKMTEQDWDSVMDVHLRGSFLMTRAVQKHMTEAKFGRIVNLSSTSAQGNRGQVNYAAAKAGLQGFTKTLAIELGKFGVTANAVAPGFIQTEMTKMTAERIGVSFEDFIAHSAKEIPVARVGQPEDIAATIAFLVSEEAGFVSGQVIYVAGGPQD
- the glgX gene encoding glycogen debranching protein GlgX produces the protein MEIWPGKAYPLGATYDGTGVNFALFSEVAEDVELCLVDDEGVETRLSLPEVDGFVWHGYIPGVQPGQRYGYRVHGPYDPANGHRCNPAKLLLDPYAKAIDGQPDGDESLFSYKFDDPSDEPEKVNTDDSLGHTMLSVVINPFFDWGQDRLPRHEYHNSVIYEAHVKGLTETHPDIPEEIRGTYAGIAHPVIIEHLKQLGITAIELMPVHQFVNDFTLRDKGLSNYWGYNTIGFLAPHNGYAAYGTRGEQVAEFKGMVKALHEADIEVILDVVYNHTAEGNQLGPTICFRGIDNAAYYRLVDEDKGHYYDTTGTGNSLLMRHPHVLQLIMDSLRYWVTEMHVDGFRFDLAATLARQFHEVDKLSAFFDLVQQDPVVSQVKLIAEPWDVGDGGYQVGNFPPLWTEWNGKYRDTVRDFWRGESATLGEFASRLTGSSDLYEHSGRKPIASINFVTAHDGFTLRDLVSYNDKHNDANGEDGNDGESHNRSWNCGVEGPTDDEDVKALRLRQQRNMLATLLLSQGVPMILHGDELGRSQGGNNNGYCQDNEISWIDWDLDQDELDLIAFTQKLVELRRDHPVFRRRRFFAGSADHGGESAVGDIAWFEPGGNHMDEESWANGYARSLMVFLNGQTIPEPDTRGQQTLDDHFLVIFNGHHDVLPFVLPGKEYGDHWVTVLDTSAQEVPAKEYKPDAKVTAEGRSVVVLRCPRALPSGSPAGAAIARR
- the treY gene encoding malto-oligosyltrehalose synthase → MPTATYRLQVHGGFTFDNAAEQASYLDALGVSHAYLSPVLQPAPGSTHGYDVVNHDLVNEEAGGGTELARLSRTLSLYGLGVIVDVVPNHMTTPTPAHLNRQWWSLLRDGRSSEYAHWFDVDWAAEEDRVLLPVLGGPLSAALDAGELSIGHDGGHRGDETVLRYFDHEFPVRPGTDHLPVQELVEAQWYLLCDWREGTARLNYRRFFDVTTLAAVRVEDPEVFDATHRLLLYFYRSGFVDGFRIDHPDGLADPGGYLDMLADATGDAWVVAEKILEGHEELLDSWRCAGTTGYDTLLRVGGVFVDPAGKGPLTDLLSQVVGHPEHLDALVVEAKQQVVAEVQAAEVNRLMRLVEQVLPWHDQASLKRALGALLVAMDRYRAYVGGPDADPSQAGILNAAESRAMALVSGPDQLNVSVIAQLARGGRLPEAHVDTEAAQQEFVVRFQQTCGPVMAKGIEDTTFYRYARLTSLNEVGGDPELVGISPEELHEFSARQLATWPTTMTTLSTHDTKRSEDVRARLAVVSELSAEWKNWVEGARRLAKPHRGKKLDPATEYFLLQTAVGAWPISVDRLQAYATKAIREAKRHTTWTDQDEAYEADVQRYVAALLGQPALVNHCQAWVTRTAAASRSNILGQKLLQLVVPGIPDVYQGTEVVDLSLVDPDNRRPVDYGRRRTRLARLDKGEAPADLDDEKLLVTSRALRLRHHHAQWFTGPEATYLPVSTTSEYALAVGRGDQTGLQVVAVVTRLSDKLASRGGWGEAHLALPEGEWHDLFTGRAVVSHEGRPGIRLERLLADLPVALLVRHGTLGRDEIV
- the treZ gene encoding malto-oligosyltrehalose trehalohydrolase, which gives rise to MPTISVWAPTATSVEVEFTLGSDATATAALDPRDGGWWTWEVPAAAVSAPVVPGGAESGTAPYPTLDYGFRIDGGDLTPDPRSAQQPHGVHGTSRWFDAGRHQWNDATWAGPQQGMGVLGAVVYELHVGTFTPEGTLDSALARLPHLVELGVDVVELMPLAAWPGRWNWGYDGVGPWAVGEVYGGPAALQRFVDECHRLGLGVCLDVVYNHLGPVGNYLSRFGPYFSDAHPTPWGAGFNLDGPDSEPVRRWMIDNALRWFDEFHVDALRLDAVHELRDDSGTHVLAQLADEVADLGRRLGRPLHLVAESDLNDAFMVTPTADGGRGMDAQWDDDVHHALHVTLTGETQGYYADFAGRTRALPDGGPLAVLAKTLTRGFLHDGTWSSFRESDWGAPVDREKVDARRFVAYLQTHDQVGNRAVGERISALVSASQQAAGAALYLTSAYTPMIFMGEEWAATTPFQFFTDFEEPEMAQAVTEGRRREFESHGWAAHDVPDPQAETTYRRSQLRWDEVDDPEHARMLAWYRDLIALRRKEFELHDGRLDLVDVTFDERGQWLVMERGPFRTVANFSDSRWTVPLDGEPTEVLLAWEPGQTKLKEGSVHLPPRTAAVVRVG
- a CDS encoding GNAT family N-acetyltransferase, with protein sequence MADRDASSWVVDTLRADDHEAWSQLHRGYLDFYEVTDPDRVSPIIWSWLNDPDHELEGLVVRAAPGADPVGMAHFRPFVRPLAAATACFLDDLYVAPAARGTGAVDALLAALQEVSRQRGWSQVRWITRESNARARSTYDRLARQTDLVTYELPV